TTTTGCCAAGATTTCTGATGATTATAACGTGCATGGTTCTTGTGTTGTTGTCGAAAGTAAGCACATGACATGTGATTCAAGAAAAAATAAATATAAACAAAAACTTATGTACATCTATGTACACTATTACACATCATCAATCAGAAAAGAACAAAAAGAAAAATGTTTTTTCTTTGTTTGTTCACAAACCCAATAATCTCAGACCACAGAAGCAGAAAACGTCTTCACTCCAAACACCCACATGAAAAATATCCAGTACTCAAATCATATATCATATTCATAGCATATCAATCCATCATTCTTCATTCATTTTATGCTGCCAAGTCTCCATCACCATCACATTTGTCCATTAGTAGTAAGATTCTTGAGAGGGATGACTTGATGTTTTGTTGTCACTCACTTGAAACAGAGAACCAAAAGAAGTCTCCAGAAAACCTATCCACGAAATCTTTTTCTGGTTTTTTTGATTATTTGATTTTTAATTTTTGAATACTTAAAAACACAATGAGAGAAACAGTCTTGATCTTCACAAATCCTCCAGCTTATTAAAGCTTCCCCATAGACGACAGCCACTGTTCCATATTCTTCTTATCTGCAGATTTTAATTCCAAACAGAACCACACACAGAGTTCAGTTCAGAATCCTCAATGTCTAAACAAGCAAAAGCAATTATGGTAATAAATTCACTTCTAACTCGGTAATTAAGAAAAGCTCCAAGCTACAAACTTAATCACTGAGCTTAACTATAAGTCAAATAACTGAAATTAATGATGAAATGAAAAAGGAAAGAAACAATATACCCGAAGCAGGAGAGAGGAAGCCAGTTGGAATCTGATTCACTTTCTTGTAACAAGGAACAAGAACCACAAACCCACCACCACCACCAGTATCATCCTCACTTTTAAACCCAGGTCCATGCGGCTCGACCCAACCAATGGACCACTCAGGATCATCTGGTTCAGGGAACAGCACATTCCCCATCTTACCCTCCTCCTCGCCTCCTCTATCAACCCATCCTCTTTTCATCTTCTTCACCGAAGAAGAAGAAGATCCAGTCTTAATAGTCTTCTTCAGTGAAGGAGATGATCCTTTTGAGTCTTTCTTAGTGCTACCACCACCACCACCACCACCACACAACCACCTCGGAAGACGAGGGAAAGAGACTGCCATATTAGATTCCTCAAAAAAACTCCGAACCTCCGGAGATAAAACTATTATCATTCAGCCATGGACCGATGCTTACTTTATCCTCTTCTTCTTCTTCAACCTGTCACCAAATAATTAAATATCAATCATAATGATTTGTCACTGGCCAATCACAAACAACCAACACTAAAGCAAATTCATTAAAACCAAACAGAGAGAAAATCTCCACATCATCATCACAATGATCAAAGTGGATTCTTCATCAATAGAAAGTAATTAATTATTCTCCAGATCGGTGTTTCAATTTTAAAATTAAAAAGAAAAAAAAAAAACGAAAGCGATCGAAGAAAATGAGGATGAAGCCTCGATGTCCGTCAATGATTCGCCGGAATATTCGGCGGATATAAATGCTAAAAATATCCGAAGCGTAGATTACCGAGAGAAGATCAGATCGACGATGGAACTAGAATCGCGTCGTTTTCGGCGTCTGTTTGACTTTTTTGTGACTTGTGGAGAAGAAGAAGAAGAAGAAGCTCATCACATCTCCTCTTCTGCTCTGTTTCTTCATTTATATACTAGTCTCTGTTCTGGTTTATTTCCCCCCGCTTTTGTCGGGCTTAACCAGTTAAAGATTGATCCGACGGTTATTAGCGGTTTATTTGGTTTAATGGCAACTGTTGCTGTGCGCTTCTACCCTAGCCTTCACAACACCTGATTCTTACGAGTTAACCAACAAAAAAATGGATTATTAGTTGTTGAGGATATAAAACCCCTCAATGTTCTGGTTTAGTTCTTGGTTTTCAGTTAATTCAGATTAAACAATCAGATATATTCAAGATTTTCGAGTTAAACATCAATTTAGTTTAGTTTTTCAGATAAAAATAAAATTACTAGATAACTAAGATAGTATAGATATAAAATTTTGGAAAATCTATAGTTATTCATTTTATGAACAATATTTTTAAAATATTTTATTTTAAACTAAATTTAGTTAATATTTACAGTTATATTAAAAATATATTATAGAAATTTGGTTATTCGTTTGGTTCTAGTTAGATTTTGATTTTTTTTTTAATTTAAAGATATAGAATCCGTTCAGATAATTTATAGTATCTAAAGCCAAACATAAACTTCATTTTTCGGTTCAGTAGTTCGATTCCAATAAATATGTTCTTACCTAAAACATATATTATAGTTTTATTTGTATTTATAGCTAATTAAACCATTTTGATATACTATTCACTATAAAATTGTTATTCTATAGAGAATCAGAGACAAAAAAGTTCCATACCTCTTTGACCATCATCATATATTAGTGCAGGAGACAACTATGCATTAAAACTAGAAACATGATGCAAACAGGGGATAAAATGCAAGTTTGGAATGCTTCAATAAACACAGAGTGTGTCCTCTGTTATGATGTTCAAGAGACTTGTCAACATCTTTTTTTCCAGTGCTCGTATTCCTCTGCAGTATGGGAAACATTGGTTAAAGAAATCCTAAAAGACCAATTCACTACAGATTGGAATGCTATTACGGCCTTGGTTTCTGGTACAAGTCATCCTCCCACTGAAATGTTTCTCGTCAGATATTCGCTTCAGGCTGCAGTTCATAGTATCTGGCGAGAGAGGAACTCTAGGAGGCACGGAGAAGAGCCAAAAGATGCTGCCATCTTGAGCAAGTTGATAGATAAAACGATCAGGCTACATTTGCTTGCTGTGAGAGCAACAGGTCATTACTTGGAGAGGGGACGGCGCACATGGTTTGGAACAAGGGATGTTCCATTATCACGAAGGAAGTACAGTTTAAATTCATAGCATAGTTTAAAATAGTATATAATCAAAAACCGAGGCACTTGATGTAACACATTTTTTTTTGCTTGAATATAATTTTACATTCATTCAAAAAAAAAGCTATGCATTAAAAAAATATTGTTATATTTTTGAAATTTTCTTAAAATCTATGTGTTAACCTCTACAAAAATATTGAATTTTGGTAAATTAATTTATATACTGAAGCCTATAATATTTAGTGTTGTTTTCAAATTCTAACCACATTCTACATTTGTTTTAATGTATGCTAAACTCTCTTTCATGGTACATGAACATCGTTCAATTTTATTTAAAAATTAATTTAATAAAATTTCATATACTCCCTAAATTAGTGGAATAACCATTATAAAATCGCTATTCTCTAGAGAAATGGAGACAAGAAAGGTTTCAAACTTCTTTGACCATCATCATATATTAGTACACGAGGAAACTATGAATTAAAGCAATATTGTTATATTTTTTGAATTTTTTTCAAAATCTATGTGTTAACCCCTACAAAAATATTGAGTTTTACGTTAAACGCTCTATAGACTGAAGCCTAAACTTTTTAGTGTTGTTTTAAAATTTCTAACCACTTTCTACATTTGTATTAATGTATGGTAAACACTCTTTTATGGTATATGAAAATCGTTACAATTTTTTTATGAATTAATTTAGTAAAACTTCATAATACTCCCTAAATCGGTGGAATAACCACTATAAAATCGCTATTTTCTTGAAACAAAAGAAAACAACAAAGGCTCCAAACCTCTTTCAACATCATCATATGTTAGTTCAGGATGCAACTATGCATTAAAATAATATTGTCATATTTTTTGAAATTTTCTCAAAATCTATGTGTTAACCAATACAAAAATATTGAATTTCAGTAAATTAATTTATATACTGAAGCCTATAATCTTTAATATTGTTTTAAAATTTATAACCACAATCTACATTTGTATTAATGTATGCTAAAATCTCTTTCATGGTACATGAGCATCGTTCAATTTAAAAAAAAAATTAATTTAATAAAATTTCATACACTCCCTAAATTAGTGGAATAATCGTTATAAAATCGTTATTCTCTACAGAAATGGAGACATCAAAGGTTCCAAACCTCTCTGACCATCATCATATATTAGTACATGAGGTAACTATGCATTAAAGCAATATTGTTATATTTTTTGAATTCTGTTTCAAAATATATGTGCTAACCCCTACGAAAATATTGAGTTTTACGTTAAACGCTCTATACACTGAAGCCTAAACTTTTTAGTGCTATTTTTAAATTTCTAACCACTTTCTACATTTGTATTAATGTATGTTAAACGCTCTATACACTGAAGCATAAACTTTTTAGTGCTATTTTAAAATTTCTAACCACTTTCTACATTTGTATTAATGTATATTAAACACTCTTTTATGGTATATGAGAATCGTTATAATTTTTTTATGAATTAATTTAGTAGAACTTCATAATGCTCCATAAATCGGTGGAATAACCACTATAAAATCCCTATTTTCTTGAAAAACGGAGAAAACAAAGGCTCCAAACCTCTTTCAACATCATCATATGTTAGTGCATGATGCAAATATGCATTAAAACAATATTGTCATATTTTTTGAAATTTTCTCAAAATCTATGGTACATGGACATCTTTTAAATTTTTTGTCAATTGATTTAGTAAAACTTCGTAATACTCCCTAAATTGGTTGACTAACCAATATTTAAATTGTTATTCTCTTAAAA
This genomic interval from Brassica oleracea var. oleracea cultivar TO1000 chromosome C2, BOL, whole genome shotgun sequence contains the following:
- the LOC106324969 gene encoding uncharacterized protein LOC106324969 isoform X2, which produces MIIVLSPEVRSFFEESNMAVSFPRLPRWLCGGGGGGGSTKKDSKGSSPSLKKTIKGKMGNVLFPEPDDPEWSIGWVEPHGPGFKSEDDTGGGGGFVVLVPCYKKVNQIPTGFLSPASDKKNMEQWLSSMGKL
- the LOC106324969 gene encoding uncharacterized protein LOC106324969 isoform X1; translation: MIIVLSPEVRSFFEESNMAVSFPRLPRWLCGGGGGGGSTKKDSKGSSPSLKKTIKTGSSSSSVKKMKRGWVDRGGEEEGKMGNVLFPEPDDPEWSIGWVEPHGPGFKSEDDTGGGGGFVVLVPCYKKVNQIPTGFLSPASDKKNMEQWLSSMGKL